A window of the Callospermophilus lateralis isolate mCalLat2 chromosome 7, mCalLat2.hap1, whole genome shotgun sequence genome harbors these coding sequences:
- the Ncdn gene encoding neurochondrin isoform X2, which translates to MASDCEPALNQAESRNPTLERYLGALREAKNDSEQFAALLLVTKAVKAGDIDAKTRRRIFDAVGFTFPNRLLTTKEAPDGCPDHVLRALGVALLACFCSDPELATHPQVLNKIPILSTFLTARGDPDDAARRSMIDDTYQCLTAVAGTPRGPRHLIAGGTVSALCQAYLGHGYGFDQALALLVGLLAAAETQCWKEAEPDLLAVLRGLSEDFQKAEDASKFELCQLLPLFLPPTTVPPECLRDLQAGLARILGSKLSSWQRNPALKLAARLAHACGSDWIPAGSSGSKFLALLVNLACVEVRLGLEETGTEVKEDVVTACYALMELGIQECTRCEQSLLKEPQKVQLVSIMKEAIGAVILYLQQVGPEKQKEPFVFASVRILGAWLAEETSSLRKEVCQLLPFLVRYAKTLYEEAEEANDLSQQVANLAISPTTPGPTWPGDALRLLLPGWCHLTVEDGPREILIKEGAPSLLCKYFLQQWELTSPGHDTSVLPDSVEIGLQTCCHIFLNLVVTAPGLIKRDACFTSLMNTLMTSLPALVQQQGRLLLAANVATLGLLMARLLSTSPALQGTPASRGFFGAAILFLSQSHVARATPGSDQAVLALSPDYEGIWADLQELWFLGMQAFTGCVPLLPWLAPAALRSRWPQELLQLLGSVSPNSVKPEMVAAYQGVLVELARANRLCREAMRLQAGEETASHYRMAALEQCLSEP; encoded by the exons ATGGCCTCGGATTGTGAGCCAGCTCTGAACCAGGCAGAGAGCCGAAACCCCACCCTGGAGCGCTACCTGGGAGCTCTCCGTGAGGCCAAGAATGACAGCGAACAGTTTGCAGCCCTGCTGCTA GTGACCAAGGCAGTAAAAGCGGGTGACATCGATGCCAAAACCCGGCGGCGGATCTTTGACGCCGTTGGTTTCACTTTCCCCAACCGTCTCCTAACCACCAAGGAGGCACCGGATGGCTGCCCTGACCACGTTCTCCGTGCCCTTGGTGTGGCCCTGCTGGCCTGTTTCTGCAGTGACCCTGAACTGGCCACCCATCCCCAGGTCCTGAACAAGATCCCCATCCTTAGCACCTTCCTCACAGCCCGGGGGGACCCTGATGATGCTGCCCGCCGCTCCATGATTGATGACACCTACCAGTGCCTGACAGCTGTAGCAGGCACACCCCGAGGGCCCCGGCACCTCATTGCTGGTGGCACCGTGTCTGCCCTGTGTCAGGCATACCTGGGTCATGGCTATGGCTTTGACCAGGCCCTGGCACTCCTGGTGGGGTTGCTGGCTGCTgcagagacacagtgctggaaggagGCGGAGCCCGACCTGCTGGCAGTATTGCGGGGCCTCAGTGAGGATTTCCAGAAAGCCGAGGATGCCAGCAAGTTTGAGCTCTGCCAGCTGCTGCCCCTCTTCCTGCCCCCAACAACCGTGCCCCCTGAATGCCTCCGGGATCTGCAGGCTGGGTTGGCGCGCATCCTGGGAAGCAAGCTGAGCTCCTGGCAACGCAACCCTGCCCTGAAGCTGGCAGCCCGCCTGGCACACGCCTGTGGCTCCGACTGGATCCCAGCGGGCAGCTCTGGGAGCAAATTTCTGGCCCTCCTGGTGAATCTGGCATGCGTGGAGGTACGGCTAGGCCTGGAGGAGACAGGCACAGAGGTGAAGGAGGATGTGGTGACTGCCTGCTATGCCCTTATGGAGTTGGGGATCCAGGAGTGTACCCGCTGCGAGCAGTCACTGCTTAAGGAGCCACAGAAGGTGCAGCTTGTGAGCATCATGAAGGAGGCCATCGGAGCTGTCATCCTCTACTTGCAGCAG GTGGGGCCAGAGAAACAGAAGGAACCCTTCGTGTTTGCCTCGGTTCGGATCCTGGGTGCCTGGCTGGCTGAGGAAACCTCATCCCTGCGTAAGGAGGTGTGCCAGCTGCTGCCCTTCCTCGTCCGTTATGCCAAGACCCTCTATGAGGAGGCGGAGGAGGCCAATGACCTCTCACAGCAGGTGGCCAACTTGGCCATTTCCCCCACCACCCCAGGGCCCACCTGGCCAGGGGATGCTCTCCG gctcCTTCTGCCCGGCTGGTGCCACTTGACTGTCGAAGATGGGCCACGGGAGATCCTGATCAAGGAGGGGGCCCCTTCACTTCTTTGCAAGTACTTCCTGCAGCAGTGGGAGCTCACATCCCCTGGCCATGACACCTCAGTGCTGCCTGATAGTGTGGAGATCGGCCTGCAGACCTGCTGTCACATCTTCCTCAACCTGGTGGTCACTGCACCAGGGCTGATCAA GCGTGATGCCTGCTTCACATCTCTTATGAACACTCTGATGACGTCTCTGCCCGCGTTGGTGCAACAACAAGGGAGGCTGCTTCTGGCTGCCAATGTGGCCACCCTGGGCCTCCTTATGGCCCGACTCCTTAGCACATCTCCAG CTCTTCAGGGGACCCCAGCATCCAGAGGTTTCTTCGGAGCCGCCATCCTCTTCCTATCGCAGTCTCATGTGGCACGGGCCACACCTGGCTCTGACCAGGCAGTACTGGCCCTGTCTCCTGACTACGAGGGCATCTGGGCTGACCTGCAGGAGTTGTGGTTTCTGGGCATGCAGGCTTTCACAGGCTGTGTGCCGCTGCTGCCCTGGCTGGCCCCTGCAGCGTTGCGTTCCCGCTGGCCACAGGAGCTGCTCCAGCTGCTAGGCAGTGTGAGCCCCAACTCCGTCAAGCCTGAGATGGTGGCCGCCTATCAGGGTGTCCTGGTGGAGCTGGCGCGGGCCAATCGGCTGTGCCGGGAGGCCATGAGGCTGCAGGCAGGTGAGGAAACGGCCAGCCACTACCGCATGGCCGCCTTGGAGCAGTGCCTGTCAGAGCCCTGA
- the Ncdn gene encoding neurochondrin isoform X1: MSCCDLAAAGQLGKAGIMASDCEPALNQAESRNPTLERYLGALREAKNDSEQFAALLLVTKAVKAGDIDAKTRRRIFDAVGFTFPNRLLTTKEAPDGCPDHVLRALGVALLACFCSDPELATHPQVLNKIPILSTFLTARGDPDDAARRSMIDDTYQCLTAVAGTPRGPRHLIAGGTVSALCQAYLGHGYGFDQALALLVGLLAAAETQCWKEAEPDLLAVLRGLSEDFQKAEDASKFELCQLLPLFLPPTTVPPECLRDLQAGLARILGSKLSSWQRNPALKLAARLAHACGSDWIPAGSSGSKFLALLVNLACVEVRLGLEETGTEVKEDVVTACYALMELGIQECTRCEQSLLKEPQKVQLVSIMKEAIGAVILYLQQVGPEKQKEPFVFASVRILGAWLAEETSSLRKEVCQLLPFLVRYAKTLYEEAEEANDLSQQVANLAISPTTPGPTWPGDALRLLLPGWCHLTVEDGPREILIKEGAPSLLCKYFLQQWELTSPGHDTSVLPDSVEIGLQTCCHIFLNLVVTAPGLIKRDACFTSLMNTLMTSLPALVQQQGRLLLAANVATLGLLMARLLSTSPALQGTPASRGFFGAAILFLSQSHVARATPGSDQAVLALSPDYEGIWADLQELWFLGMQAFTGCVPLLPWLAPAALRSRWPQELLQLLGSVSPNSVKPEMVAAYQGVLVELARANRLCREAMRLQAGEETASHYRMAALEQCLSEP; the protein is encoded by the exons ATGTCGTGTTGTGACCTGGCTGCGGCGGGACAG TTGGGCAAGGCGGGCATCATGGCCTCGGATTGTGAGCCAGCTCTGAACCAGGCAGAGAGCCGAAACCCCACCCTGGAGCGCTACCTGGGAGCTCTCCGTGAGGCCAAGAATGACAGCGAACAGTTTGCAGCCCTGCTGCTA GTGACCAAGGCAGTAAAAGCGGGTGACATCGATGCCAAAACCCGGCGGCGGATCTTTGACGCCGTTGGTTTCACTTTCCCCAACCGTCTCCTAACCACCAAGGAGGCACCGGATGGCTGCCCTGACCACGTTCTCCGTGCCCTTGGTGTGGCCCTGCTGGCCTGTTTCTGCAGTGACCCTGAACTGGCCACCCATCCCCAGGTCCTGAACAAGATCCCCATCCTTAGCACCTTCCTCACAGCCCGGGGGGACCCTGATGATGCTGCCCGCCGCTCCATGATTGATGACACCTACCAGTGCCTGACAGCTGTAGCAGGCACACCCCGAGGGCCCCGGCACCTCATTGCTGGTGGCACCGTGTCTGCCCTGTGTCAGGCATACCTGGGTCATGGCTATGGCTTTGACCAGGCCCTGGCACTCCTGGTGGGGTTGCTGGCTGCTgcagagacacagtgctggaaggagGCGGAGCCCGACCTGCTGGCAGTATTGCGGGGCCTCAGTGAGGATTTCCAGAAAGCCGAGGATGCCAGCAAGTTTGAGCTCTGCCAGCTGCTGCCCCTCTTCCTGCCCCCAACAACCGTGCCCCCTGAATGCCTCCGGGATCTGCAGGCTGGGTTGGCGCGCATCCTGGGAAGCAAGCTGAGCTCCTGGCAACGCAACCCTGCCCTGAAGCTGGCAGCCCGCCTGGCACACGCCTGTGGCTCCGACTGGATCCCAGCGGGCAGCTCTGGGAGCAAATTTCTGGCCCTCCTGGTGAATCTGGCATGCGTGGAGGTACGGCTAGGCCTGGAGGAGACAGGCACAGAGGTGAAGGAGGATGTGGTGACTGCCTGCTATGCCCTTATGGAGTTGGGGATCCAGGAGTGTACCCGCTGCGAGCAGTCACTGCTTAAGGAGCCACAGAAGGTGCAGCTTGTGAGCATCATGAAGGAGGCCATCGGAGCTGTCATCCTCTACTTGCAGCAG GTGGGGCCAGAGAAACAGAAGGAACCCTTCGTGTTTGCCTCGGTTCGGATCCTGGGTGCCTGGCTGGCTGAGGAAACCTCATCCCTGCGTAAGGAGGTGTGCCAGCTGCTGCCCTTCCTCGTCCGTTATGCCAAGACCCTCTATGAGGAGGCGGAGGAGGCCAATGACCTCTCACAGCAGGTGGCCAACTTGGCCATTTCCCCCACCACCCCAGGGCCCACCTGGCCAGGGGATGCTCTCCG gctcCTTCTGCCCGGCTGGTGCCACTTGACTGTCGAAGATGGGCCACGGGAGATCCTGATCAAGGAGGGGGCCCCTTCACTTCTTTGCAAGTACTTCCTGCAGCAGTGGGAGCTCACATCCCCTGGCCATGACACCTCAGTGCTGCCTGATAGTGTGGAGATCGGCCTGCAGACCTGCTGTCACATCTTCCTCAACCTGGTGGTCACTGCACCAGGGCTGATCAA GCGTGATGCCTGCTTCACATCTCTTATGAACACTCTGATGACGTCTCTGCCCGCGTTGGTGCAACAACAAGGGAGGCTGCTTCTGGCTGCCAATGTGGCCACCCTGGGCCTCCTTATGGCCCGACTCCTTAGCACATCTCCAG CTCTTCAGGGGACCCCAGCATCCAGAGGTTTCTTCGGAGCCGCCATCCTCTTCCTATCGCAGTCTCATGTGGCACGGGCCACACCTGGCTCTGACCAGGCAGTACTGGCCCTGTCTCCTGACTACGAGGGCATCTGGGCTGACCTGCAGGAGTTGTGGTTTCTGGGCATGCAGGCTTTCACAGGCTGTGTGCCGCTGCTGCCCTGGCTGGCCCCTGCAGCGTTGCGTTCCCGCTGGCCACAGGAGCTGCTCCAGCTGCTAGGCAGTGTGAGCCCCAACTCCGTCAAGCCTGAGATGGTGGCCGCCTATCAGGGTGTCCTGGTGGAGCTGGCGCGGGCCAATCGGCTGTGCCGGGAGGCCATGAGGCTGCAGGCAGGTGAGGAAACGGCCAGCCACTACCGCATGGCCGCCTTGGAGCAGTGCCTGTCAGAGCCCTGA